In Thermofilum pendens Hrk 5, the sequence CAGGTACCCGAGATCCCCGCGCTTAGTATAAACCGCCAAGTCCACGTCGCGGTAGCTGTCGAGGCTGACAAAACTACCGAACACTACGGCCAGCAACACCTCCTCCTCGGAGCCAAGCACCTCCCTCAGCTTAGCCAAAACCTCCTCCTTACCCCCACTGTAGTACCTGTACTCGTCAAAAGCCAAGCTCTCGCTTCACCCTCTCCAAGAACTCTCTAACCGCTTTAAAATCCTTCCTGACGCTATCGTACACGCGTCTATCGTCTACAACCCAGTACCTGTGGATAAGCAGGTTCCTCAACCTAACAAGCTTAACCAGCTCCTCGAACTCCCAAGCATTCATAAGACCCTTCTCAACTAGCACGCTAAACGTCCTCACAGGCGTCTCAGGCCTAACCCCGTAGGCGTTTCTAGCGATATGGTAGCACAAGGCTATAAGCGCCTCAACCAGCACTGCGAGGTAGTACCTTATCTCGCTCCTCTCAGCGCGCGAAAGACTCTCGAAGGGCTTAGAGGCTTCTTCGAGGACATCCTCATAGATTCTTCTATGTCCAGCAGGAGCTTCCTTACATACTCCCTGTCGATCACCAGCAACCGCCCCCAGCGCGCTACTCCTTACCGAAGAGCCTTAATCCCTCTTTAACGGCTACCTCCGCCAATCTCTCATCGAACGTCAAGAAAGCTTCAAAATTCTTCGCCGAGGCTATTTGAAGAGCATCAGCAATGTAAACCCCGTACCTAAAGACGTACCTCACGGACTCTACAAGTATAGGCTTGCTTATACGCACCACCCTGAGAGACCCCAACCTAGCCAGCGTGCTAACCTCGCTCAGGAACTTCGAGAAACAGTCATTCACGTCGGCGATAACGCCCCTCCTCCTATACTTATCGAACACCACAGCTACCTCACCGATGTTAAAAAGCGAGAAACCTATCGTGACGTCCCCCGCATACGCCCCCGCATAGATCTCGTCGAGCACGTCCGTCCCCTCCTCCACCACGTACCTCTTGACAATCGCGCTGGTATCAAGGTAAACGCTCCTCACGCCCATACCTAACCTCCCTAACAACGTCCTCAGCCCTCAACCCCCTAACCCTCCCACTAACAACCTCCTGCGGCGAGAAATACCTACACTCGACGCCGAGATCCCTGCACAAATCCCTCACAAAAGCCTCCACGTCGTACATAGACAGAAGCTCCTCGACAAGCTCGCTGAGAGACCTACCCTCAAAGGCAAGCCTACTCTTAACCCTCGAAACAAGATCCCTATCCAGCGAGAGAGTAACCTTCACCTTCACGTAAACCCGCCCGTAAGTATACACGTAAAGAAGTATTTAAGTATAGCTACAGCCGGCCCAGAGAGCTCCCGCTCGGCGAGAAAGCTACACCTATCCACCGTCCGCAAGCACGGCAACCGGTAGGCGGCCGCTACCAGCCCTACTTAGCCTGCTGAACGACTTTCCTCGCGTACTCAAGCAACCACCTAGCTATCGGTAAAGCAGATTCAACGTCCTCGAGCCTGTACTTTGCCTCGTGAAAGCCCCAAACGTGAACATCGTACGCAGTAGCCCAAGCGAACCTGATTCTATCCTCGCCGAGAATCCTGGAGAGATCCGTCGAAGCCTGACCCAGCAACCAAGCGTCCCACCTCCCCCTCCTCCTAACCTCTTCAAGCTGCTTAACGTTAAACCTCTCAGCCAACGCCTTGACGCACTCCTCGACGGCCTTGTAGATCTTCTCAGAAGCCTGAACAACGTTACCCTTAGCCACGTACTCCTCGGCCTCCCTGAGCATCTCCTCGGCGAAATCGATCCTAGCCCCGGCAACCTCGACAGGGTCTACTAAAGCCCTAGACGGCAGAGCCCCCTCCAAGTCGACGCCCCTCCTCTCGGCCTCCTCAGCGAACCCCCTGGAAATAGTTACCACTGCGTCTATGACTTTCCTGAAAAGGGAAAAATGCTTTTACGGCATGCAAGGGACTCAGCCCCCTAAGAAAGCTCCACCGCGTACTCCATCGCATCCTGCACCACCACGCTTCTCTTCAGCGCCTCCTCGAACTCCTCCGGAGTATACACTAGAAACTCGAACGCGAGCTCCCTGCTAGCCAGCCCCCTCACAAACCTATACCTCTCGCCGGGCTCCATACCCTCAAAGCACCTAGAAACCACCACCAGGTCTACATCGCTGTCCTCGACCCACGTCCCCC encodes:
- a CDS encoding DUF86 domain-containing protein; its protein translation is MLVEALIALCYHIARNAYGVRPETPVRTFSVLVEKGLMNAWEFEELVKLVRLRNLLIHRYWVVDDRRVYDSVRKDFKAVREFLERVKRELGF
- a CDS encoding type II toxin-antitoxin system VapC family toxin, which translates into the protein MGVRSVYLDTSAIVKRYVVEEGTDVLDEIYAGAYAGDVTIGFSLFNIGEVAVVFDKYRRRGVIADVNDCFSKFLSEVSTLARLGSLRVVRISKPILVESVRYVFRYGVYIADALQIASAKNFEAFLTFDERLAEVAVKEGLRLFGKE
- a CDS encoding DUF6364 family protein produces the protein MKVKVTLSLDRDLVSRVKSRLAFEGRSLSELVEELLSMYDVEAFVRDLCRDLGVECRYFSPQEVVSGRVRGLRAEDVVREVRYGREERLP
- a CDS encoding PaREP1 family protein; the protein is MVTISRGFAEEAERRGVDLEGALPSRALVDPVEVAGARIDFAEEMLREAEEYVAKGNVVQASEKIYKAVEECVKALAERFNVKQLEEVRRRGRWDAWLLGQASTDLSRILGEDRIRFAWATAYDVHVWGFHEAKYRLEDVESALPIARWLLEYARKVVQQAK
- a CDS encoding nucleotidyltransferase domain-containing protein, with amino-acid sequence MESIRRVCGDARVYLFGSYARGTWVEDSDVDLVVVSRCFEGMEPGERYRFVRGLASRELAFEFLVYTPEEFEEALKRSVVVQDAMEYAVELS